A single window of Psychromonas ingrahamii 37 DNA harbors:
- the ppnN gene encoding nucleotide 5'-monophosphate nucleosidase PpnN produces the protein MIAHINPIGSMALLSQLEVNELQKNADCDIYNVFRNCSLAVLNSGSHTDSSKEILEKYKTFEIKVLHQEKGVKIELHNPPEDAFIDGQLIKGIQEHLFAVLRDLLYVNTQIRIGGENENQSSQITSLVFSILRNASILQAGVEPNIIVCWGGHSIRSEEYDYTREVGSQLGLRELNICTGCGPGAMEGPMKGAAIGHAKQRVNNGRHIGITEPGIIAAEPPNPIVNELVILPDIEKRLEAFIRIAHGIVIFPGGPGTAEELLYLLGIMMHPENKRQPFPIILTGPKGSESYFKAIDKFIAGTLGEEAQSHYQIIIADPALVAQTLKKSMSKVTEYRRAIGDAFSFNWSLKITESFQEPFYPNHTNMKNLVLNNEQPSEQLASNLRRVFSGIVGGNVKDEGIKSIEKYGPFELKGDPQLMKKVDVLLESFIKQGRMKLPGTVYTPCYKIIK, from the coding sequence ATGATCGCCCATATAAACCCTATCGGAAGCATGGCTTTATTATCGCAACTTGAAGTGAATGAATTACAAAAAAATGCAGATTGCGATATTTATAATGTATTTCGTAACTGCTCCCTTGCAGTGCTTAATTCAGGCAGCCATACGGACAGCAGCAAAGAAATTTTAGAAAAATATAAAACGTTTGAAATTAAAGTGTTACATCAGGAAAAAGGCGTAAAAATCGAGCTGCACAACCCGCCGGAAGACGCCTTTATTGATGGCCAGCTGATCAAGGGTATTCAGGAGCATCTCTTTGCGGTATTACGCGATCTGCTATATGTTAATACCCAAATTAGAATCGGGGGTGAAAATGAAAATCAGTCCTCGCAAATCACTAGTTTAGTTTTTTCTATTTTACGTAATGCGAGTATTTTACAAGCAGGTGTAGAGCCGAATATTATTGTCTGTTGGGGCGGGCATTCGATAAGATCAGAGGAATATGATTATACTCGGGAAGTGGGCAGCCAATTAGGATTAAGAGAGCTTAATATCTGTACCGGTTGTGGCCCCGGTGCGATGGAAGGTCCGATGAAAGGGGCTGCCATCGGCCATGCTAAACAACGGGTTAATAATGGTCGACATATCGGTATTACAGAGCCGGGTATTATCGCCGCTGAGCCACCTAATCCAATTGTTAATGAGTTAGTTATTTTACCCGATATTGAAAAACGTCTTGAGGCATTTATACGCATCGCACACGGTATTGTTATTTTCCCCGGCGGCCCGGGAACCGCAGAGGAGTTATTGTATCTGTTAGGCATAATGATGCACCCGGAAAATAAACGTCAACCTTTCCCTATTATTTTGACCGGCCCCAAAGGCAGTGAATCCTATTTTAAGGCAATCGATAAATTTATCGCCGGCACCCTAGGTGAAGAGGCCCAGTCACATTATCAAATAATTATTGCAGATCCTGCTTTAGTCGCGCAAACACTCAAAAAATCGATGTCAAAAGTCACTGAATATCGCCGTGCTATTGGTGATGCTTTTTCGTTTAACTGGTCACTTAAAATAACGGAATCCTTCCAAGAACCTTTTTATCCTAACCATACTAATATGAAAAATTTAGTATTAAACAATGAACAACCAAGTGAACAATTGGCATCAAATTTACGCCGTGTTTTTTCAGGTATAGTTGGTGGCAACGTCAAAGATGAAGGCATTAAATCGATAGAAAAATACGGTCCCTTTGAACTTAAAGGTGATCCGCAGTTAATGAAAAAAGTAGATGTTTTATTAGAAAGTTTTATTAAACAGGGACGGA